One genomic region from Sulfolobales archaeon encodes:
- the cas2 gene encoding CRISPR-associated endonuclease Cas2: MRILVVYDIGDNADRQKLADDLFRLGLTRIQRSAFAGEIDPQRLKDLQRIAGKYIKKESDVIHIFTLGLRDWEKRIVIGREWGLGPKPISI; this comes from the coding sequence GTGAGGATCCTGGTTGTCTATGATATAGGGGATAACGCGGATAGGCAGAAACTAGCAGACGATCTATTCAGGCTAGGCCTAACAAGGATACAGAGGAGCGCCTTCGCAGGAGAGATAGATCCACAGAGGCTGAAAGACCTGCAGAGAATAGCTGGGAAATATATTAAGAAAGAGAGCGATGTAATCCACATATTCACCCTAGGCCTCAGAGACTGGGAGAAAAGAATAGTCATAGGGAGGGAGTGGGGCCTTGGCCCAAAACCCATATCGATA